AGAGGCACAACTACAAGCAGGAGAAGAAATCGCCCGTCAAGCCATTGAGGCAACGGAAAAAGGAGATTTTATTCAAGCAGAAAAGTTTTGGACTGAATTAATTAATGAATTCCCCTCTAACCCTGCTGTTTGGAGCAATAGAGGCAATGCAAGAGTTAGTCAAAATAAAATTGCTGAAGCCATCGGCGATTATAACGAGTCTATCAAATTAGCTCCTGATGCACCAGACCCCTACTTAAATAGAGGCGTTGCTTATGAAGGTTTAGGAAAATATCAAGATGCGATCGCAGATTATCAAAAAGTATTAGAATTAGATCCAGAAGATGCAATGGCATATAATAACCTCGGTAATGCGAATGCAGGACTAGAAAACTGGGATGAAGCGGTAAAATACTATCATAAAGCCACGGAATTAGCCCCAAATTTTGCCTTTGCCAGTGCCAATGAATCCCTTGCCCTTTATCAACTAGGCAAAAAACAAGAAGCCTTAACTAAAATGCGCAATATAGTACGTAAATATCCAATGTTTCCTGATATGAGAGCGGCTTTAACTGCAGTTTTATGGGAAGAAGGTAAACAAGGAGAAGCAGAGAGTAACTGGGTGGCAACAGTAGGAATGGATAGCCGTTATAAAAATGTAGAGTGGCTTAAAGAAGTAAGACGTTGGCCTCCCAAAATGATAGTTGCTTTGGAAAACTTCCTCACCCTTGATAATTAAAGCCCTTCGGGCGAGGCAAGAGGCAAGAGGCAAGAGGCAAAAGTAGATAGTGAATAGTGAATAGTGAATAGTGAATAGTGAATAATTAATAATTTTTAACTCTTAACTCATTACTTGTTTCTCCCTTATACCCTAAACCCCTATTGCATTTCTTCCCCCTCATCCCCTAAACATCCTAACACCTGTAACCTGAAACCTGAAGCCTACCCTTACCCGATATTCTTAAACCGAACTGAGGTTATTTAAGTTTAATAATTGCTCTAAAATATCTCCATTTTCATCAAAATTATAAGCCTTCATTACTAATTGATCTAACTGTTGATGAAGTTGATATAACTTACTACTAGGCTCATGAAAAAAGGCATTATATAACTGAGTAATTCCCCATGATTTTCGCTCCATTTGTTCAGTGCGATATTCATGTAATTCCGTCATTTTATCCCTTATTTGTTGCACAATCTTCTTCTTACTCCCCTCGCCCTTTGGGAGAGGGGCTGGGGGTGAGGGAAACGGGAAGGTTTCAAAACAAGTGGTATTAGTATATCTTGTATCTCCTTTTAAAGTTGATGATTGAGCTTTAACCCAAATTCTATGTATTTTTGAGGTTAAAATACCTAATATATAAAAATCATCCGAAGTAATAATAACTGTTGAATCTGCAGGTAAATAATTGGAATTAATTGGAAGAAAAATAAACCACTTTGAATGTCTAGGAATAGCAAAATAATAAGATAAATGTTTTATTGCTTCCCTCATTAATGGGCGTTTTTCACCAAATTTCCACCAATTTAATCTCGTAGTTTGCCTTCTATTTTTATCTCTTTCTGGTTTAACATTTTCTTTAATATGTTGAAAAGGTTGTTGATAATCACAAGCCAATTCTAAATCTAAATCATTAAAATCAATTATCCATCGGCTAGGTTTACCGTGAGGATTTTTAGTCAAATCATCCGCAGAAACAGATAACTTTAAAACGTCTTTATTTTTACTATCTTTTTTAATCCATTCTAAAGCTAATTTTTCATCAATATAAAAATCTTTTCCTACTGGAATTATTCCCTGAAAACAGAGATTTTTATTCATCTTTAACTTTTTAGCCTGAGTGACATCTATTTCTGAAGTGAGAGAAGAATTGATAGTTTTTACTAACTGATTATCTAATATATAACTATCTGGAATAGTTTTACACCAATTAACAATACTAACATGAACCGCCGCTTCTCCTGACCATTCTTGAGTAGAAATTGCCTCATGAATATAGCCTTTATTTTGCATAATATAATCTAAGGATGCTTTACGGCTTTTTCCTTGAGAAATAGAGTTAGTTGCTACTAATCCAGCTCTACCATTTTCATCTAAATTATCATGACTAATTCTAAACCAATAACTACAAAAATCTACCGAATCTTTAACATCTTTAAATTTAGTAAATATTTTCTCTACATAATCATCACTTAAATTTAGTCTCATGTTTTTACCACCTAAAAAGGGAGGATTACCGATAATAGCATCAGCTTTTACCCAGTCAGTAAATAAGGCATCACAACAAATAATATTGTTATCTAAACTATCTAAAGGTAAAGCAGGTTCAGTTAAATTAAATTTATCGATCGCAACTTTTCGAGCTATCATTAAAGTAACCTTTGCCAACTCCACAGCGAAGGGATTAACATCCATACCATAAAACTGATTAGGAGTAACAAAACTGAGATTAAACTGTTGATTATTGCCCTTAGTTTTACTTTTTATTTTATCTAATAATAACTGCTCAATTCTTTTTAATTCTTGATAGGCAATATAGAGAAAATTTCCACTACCACAAGCAGGATCTAAAACTTTATATTCCTGTAATTTAAGTTGTAAATTAGTTAAATCTTTGATGGTATTTGCACTGTCAATTAAATCTTCCCAATACTTACTAATGGTGGGGCGCACAATTTTCATAATATCCGCCTCAGAGGTGTAGTGGATACCATAACTGTGACGTTGTTGGGCGTTGACTGTGCCTTCAAAAATATTACCAAAAATTGCAGGGCGTACTTTACTCCAATCTTGTCGGGCAACCGTTGCCAATATTTCTAACTCTGGTTTGGTTAACTCGATGGCTTCCACTGTGGCAAATAAACCACCGTTAAAATATTCGACTCCCTGATATTTTCCCGCAGGAGTGACACCCCGATTATTCATTTCACGGAATAAACCCCCCAACACATCGTAACTACTAGCACCCTCTAAGCATTCTTCCACACAACGGATAAAGAGATTATGGGGTAACAATCCTCTATCTTCTGCAAACATGGCTAAGACGCATTGCAAGATGAAGCGTTGAATTTTGATAATACCCTCACCCCCAGCCCCTCTCCCACAGGAGAGGGGAGTAACTGTAGATTTATTTCCCCCAACCTCTGTTAATAAGTGTTTATCCTCTCCAACTCCCCTTAATAAGCGATTTTGCAGAATTTGGAATAACTCCCCTAGTCGTCGCCCCGCTTTTTCGGTAACATCAACTTGATTATTTTTAAAGATAGATTTGACATCCCCTCTCATCATGAAGTTAAAGGCGGATTGTCGGTGGATTAAATCCTCAATCTTAACTATATCAACAGGTTCATCTAATTGTAAATTAAAGTCAAAAATCCAAAACTCATCAAAATTGCACAGTATCACATAACGAGGGCGATTAGGTACTAACCTTGACCAATATTCAAAGGCTTGGGCATAATGTTTACTAAGGTCTTCCCCTCGCTTTTTCATCTCAATTAGTAGCTTGGGTTTCCAGACTAAATCGGCAAATCCTGTATTTTTCTTTTTGCTACCCTTTTTAATAGCTTCTTCGTATTTTGCCCCTGCTTCTAACGCACCATCATAACCAAACCCTTGGAAAAATCTATCTAAAAAAATCTGAGCTTCTTTTCTTTCTTGCCCTTTAATGTGTTGTTTACAAAAAGTAATAAATTTTTCAAGGTTTTCTGGTGAATTAGTTGTCATGGAAAAAGCGAATAAAATTGGTCTTAAACTATCCAAATTTTATCTTAGAAGTTGTTTGAAAAGTTTAAGATCCCCCTAAATCCCCCTTATTAAGGGGGACTTTTCAACATATCTTTGCACTTGTTCCCCCCTTTTGAAGGGGGGCTAGGGGGCATACATCATAATACTTGCCCCCAAAAGAATAATAACAACTCCTAACCAATCATAAGCATCTGGGGGAATTTTATCTATTTTCCAGCCCCATAATAAAGAAAAGAAAACAAAAGCACCACCATAGGCACTGTAAACTCTACCGAAATTAGTGGGTTGAAAAGTGGGCAAAACGCCATATAACATTAAGATTAACCAGCCAACAATAGCATACTTAAAACTTTTTCCTTCCCTCAACCACAGCCAAACTAAATAACCTCCTCCGATTTCTGCTAATCCCGTAATTAGGAAAAATAACAATGATTTAACTATATTCATTAAAAAAATTCTATTTAAGATTAAAGTATAATTCAGGGTATCATTTAATGATATATACTAAATAATTTGATAAAAAAAGACTTATTATAACGTCTTTATAAGATAACAATGATCGCACTTTCAACAGTTAATTGGAGTAATTATTGGCAACAGGAATCAGAATCTTTCACTAC
This is a stretch of genomic DNA from Cyanobacterium aponinum PCC 10605. It encodes these proteins:
- a CDS encoding tetratricopeptide repeat protein, with translation MIRFFITLLICLSLFISPVIAEENINIPTEAQLQAGEEIARQAIEATEKGDFIQAEKFWTELINEFPSNPAVWSNRGNARVSQNKIAEAIGDYNESIKLAPDAPDPYLNRGVAYEGLGKYQDAIADYQKVLELDPEDAMAYNNLGNANAGLENWDEAVKYYHKATELAPNFAFASANESLALYQLGKKQEALTKMRNIVRKYPMFPDMRAALTAVLWEEGKQGEAESNWVATVGMDSRYKNVEWLKEVRRWPPKMIVALENFLTLDN
- a CDS encoding YnfA family protein, which produces MNIVKSLLFFLITGLAEIGGGYLVWLWLREGKSFKYAIVGWLILMLYGVLPTFQPTNFGRVYSAYGGAFVFFSLLWGWKIDKIPPDAYDWLGVVIILLGASIMMYAP
- a CDS encoding DNA methyltransferase, which produces MTTNSPENLEKFITFCKQHIKGQERKEAQIFLDRFFQGFGYDGALEAGAKYEEAIKKGSKKKNTGFADLVWKPKLLIEMKKRGEDLSKHYAQAFEYWSRLVPNRPRYVILCNFDEFWIFDFNLQLDEPVDIVKIEDLIHRQSAFNFMMRGDVKSIFKNNQVDVTEKAGRRLGELFQILQNRLLRGVGEDKHLLTEVGGNKSTVTPLSCGRGAGGEGIIKIQRFILQCVLAMFAEDRGLLPHNLFIRCVEECLEGASSYDVLGGLFREMNNRGVTPAGKYQGVEYFNGGLFATVEAIELTKPELEILATVARQDWSKVRPAIFGNIFEGTVNAQQRHSYGIHYTSEADIMKIVRPTISKYWEDLIDSANTIKDLTNLQLKLQEYKVLDPACGSGNFLYIAYQELKRIEQLLLDKIKSKTKGNNQQFNLSFVTPNQFYGMDVNPFAVELAKVTLMIARKVAIDKFNLTEPALPLDSLDNNIICCDALFTDWVKADAIIGNPPFLGGKNMRLNLSDDYVEKIFTKFKDVKDSVDFCSYWFRISHDNLDENGRAGLVATNSISQGKSRKASLDYIMQNKGYIHEAISTQEWSGEAAVHVSIVNWCKTIPDSYILDNQLVKTINSSLTSEIDVTQAKKLKMNKNLCFQGIIPVGKDFYIDEKLALEWIKKDSKNKDVLKLSVSADDLTKNPHGKPSRWIIDFNDLDLELACDYQQPFQHIKENVKPERDKNRRQTTRLNWWKFGEKRPLMREAIKHLSYYFAIPRHSKWFIFLPINSNYLPADSTVIITSDDFYILGILTSKIHRIWVKAQSSTLKGDTRYTNTTCFETFPFPSPPAPLPKGEGSKKKIVQQIRDKMTELHEYRTEQMERKSWGITQLYNAFFHEPSSKLYQLHQQLDQLVMKAYNFDENGDILEQLLNLNNLSSV